One region of Deltaproteobacteria bacterium genomic DNA includes:
- a CDS encoding thiosulfate reductase, producing TVSASKAHNFFMIRPGTDYGFNLAVINTLISENLYDKAFVDQFVDGFEELKAFVQPYTAEWAAGECGVSAESIRDLARQLAEAAPSVLWHPGWMVARYNTSFLISRTAYIINSLLGSIGAKGGLPFVNTPGDVGRKGLRKLVDLFPKPEEKRADGVGWKYPQFDAGPGLVNLAYDAIVTGEPYPIKAYLCFRHDPLMAMPDPEALKKKWAGLDLLVSITFSWSDTAWNADVVLPLSTYLSRESIIASKGGLKPQFFVRKRAQEPTFDSKAEWEIICGLARRLGLDPLSFDSIEDIWAYQLQDTGVAIEDFDAKGFVELADAPLYRPLGEVKLPTPSGKIEMVSGKWAKAGQPSLPPYVSPALPPQGMFRITTGRCGIHTQGHTVNNPLLAEQMPENVAWLHTSRAAELGIADGDLVEVFSVTGGTGRLRAFVTDCIHPEALFMLHGFGHRLPVESRAFGKGAADHELMPGGLEQWDRGGGCLSMQEHFVGVRKI from the coding sequence ACGGTCAGCGCCAGCAAGGCGCATAATTTCTTCATGATCCGGCCGGGCACGGACTACGGCTTCAATTTGGCCGTGATCAACACGCTGATTTCCGAAAATCTGTACGACAAGGCGTTCGTGGATCAGTTCGTGGACGGGTTCGAGGAGCTTAAGGCCTTTGTCCAGCCGTACACGGCCGAATGGGCCGCCGGGGAATGCGGCGTGTCGGCCGAATCCATCCGTGATCTGGCCCGGCAGCTGGCCGAGGCCGCGCCCAGCGTGCTTTGGCATCCGGGCTGGATGGTGGCCCGCTACAATACGTCCTTTCTGATATCGCGCACGGCCTATATCATCAATAGCCTGCTTGGTTCTATCGGCGCCAAGGGCGGTCTGCCCTTTGTCAACACGCCCGGCGATGTTGGCCGCAAGGGCCTGCGGAAACTGGTCGATCTTTTTCCCAAGCCCGAGGAAAAGCGGGCCGACGGCGTGGGCTGGAAATATCCGCAGTTCGACGCCGGCCCAGGTCTGGTCAATCTGGCCTACGACGCCATCGTCACCGGCGAGCCGTATCCCATCAAGGCCTATCTCTGTTTCCGGCATGATCCGCTCATGGCCATGCCCGATCCCGAGGCGCTGAAAAAGAAATGGGCCGGGCTCGACCTTTTGGTCAGCATCACCTTTTCCTGGTCGGACACGGCCTGGAACGCCGACGTGGTTCTGCCTCTGTCCACCTATCTTTCCCGCGAGAGCATCATTGCCAGCAAGGGCGGGCTCAAGCCGCAGTTTTTCGTGCGCAAGCGCGCCCAGGAGCCGACCTTTGACTCCAAGGCAGAGTGGGAGATCATCTGTGGCCTGGCCAGGCGTTTGGGCCTGGACCCGTTGTCCTTCGACAGCATCGAGGACATTTGGGCTTACCAGCTGCAGGACACGGGCGTGGCCATCGAGGATTTTGACGCCAAGGGATTTGTCGAACTGGCCGACGCGCCCCTGTACCGCCCCTTGGGCGAGGTCAAGCTGCCCACGCCCTCGGGCAAGATCGAGATGGTCAGCGGGAAATGGGCCAAGGCCGGACAGCCGTCCCTGCCGCCCTACGTGTCTCCCGCGCTTCCGCCCCAGGGCATGTTCCGCATCACGACGGGTCGCTGTGGCATCCACACCCAAGGCCACACCGTCAACAATCCGCTTCTGGCGGAGCAGATGCCCGAGAACGTGGCCTGGCTGCACACCAGCCGGGCGGCTGAATTGGGTATCGCCGACGGCGATCTGGTCGAGGTCTTTTCCGTCACCGGGGGGACTGGCCGGTTGCGGGCCTTTGTGACGGACTGCATCCATCCCGAGGCCCTGTTCATGCTGCACGGGTTCGGACACCGGCTGCCGGTGGAATCCCGCGCGTTCGGCAAGGGCGCGGCCGATCACGAGCTGATGCCCGGCGGTCTGGAGCAATGGGACCGGGGCGGCGGCTGCCTGTCCATGCAGGAACATTTTGTCGGCGTGCGCAAAATCTAG
- a CDS encoding 4Fe-4S dicluster domain-containing protein, which translates to MSNYRMKLDKARCIHCKACEVHCKVKNDNPVGIKYAVHTSGAPELKNGLIVMKAAFRSCYHCEDPACVAACPTGAMIRRESDGLVYVDKDACIGCEACVTACPWNIPVLHAEANVIGKCDFCMDRIDAGLQPACVTACTTHALTFERKK; encoded by the coding sequence ATGAGTAACTATAGAATGAAGCTGGACAAGGCGCGCTGCATCCACTGCAAGGCCTGCGAGGTGCACTGCAAGGTCAAGAACGACAATCCCGTGGGCATCAAGTACGCCGTGCACACCTCTGGCGCGCCGGAGCTTAAAAACGGCCTGATCGTCATGAAGGCCGCGTTCCGGAGCTGCTACCACTGCGAAGATCCGGCCTGCGTCGCGGCGTGCCCGACCGGAGCCATGATCCGGCGCGAGTCCGACGGTCTGGTCTACGTGGACAAGGACGCCTGTATCGGTTGCGAGGCCTGTGTCACGGCCTGTCCCTGGAATATCCCGGTTCTGCACGCCGAGGCCAATGTCATCGGCAAATGCGATTTCTGCATGGACCGCATCGACGCCGGTCTGCAGCCGGCCTGTGTCACGGCCTGCACGACCCACGCCCTGACCTTTGAACGGAAAAAATAG
- a CDS encoding molybdopterin oxidoreductase, whose product MDRTQRNDQARVFRFFSTVFRDEPALPVVTATVSPAFVDAVRDVESLVPSMRGAAARLAALAASPGDVHAELRHEYADLFLNAGANPVFPYESVHRSGIPVVQQEPVFELRRVLRSVNLSVDPEFRDLDDHVAVEFELCAALLEQDRLDTYETFFRDTIRAWVPLFGEQLASCAGHPWYLAMAALCLAFVREDVDPACWGCLARGLDRAAFPFAADLVQSGATPEGPEVEIPTHCYTCGALCGMKAKVRDGIMVGAAGLPGDPKGAGRLCPKGGASAKHVNSAYRLKAPLIRENGRFRKAGWDEALDLVASKISAVPEGKLAYFRGNDFANFVHEAFFEHLGCPKGTHRTMCDNANRMATEHSLNDKRPWINYDDSDYIIFFGNNELATSYGQRKTAALKKALDRGAKLVVFDPRKSDTAAKATEWVSLIPGTDGAAAMAMAHVIISEELYDKEFVRDWTTGFEAFSARVLGGEDGVARTPEWAEPICGVPAATLARIAREFATAKAKGVMSWTGLAQTPNGHWATAAIQALNGLCGTFDAPGGPSLPFKRKLGSAWRDGQTKPEKKNAPKVDAFQLWSGWSPAKFEEQVDAGKIRALVSYWADPVLTWGNSASVARGLEKLDFCVTIDAFMCNTALLSDVVLPDATWLEQSQIKPDWLYEAFLSYFAEVVPPMYDSRPMWRIVQGLAERLGVADAVPWESMAGAEANQMRDLPWSYDELREKGFLLTDPAAYYKYRDWGGINPPAGYGSSGKSVTGKYNFLNPVSQEKGVDPLPDHKPIDAALTPDAEYPFIFGNIRVLQHEHCSTFNNYQLMKLRKTNTLLINAADAARLGIADKAWVRVVSPWGSARIMAEVTEHIRPGVLAAPGGYGHVRGLEGDPKYADFGGVNVPGAVMPPNVTEPTGGTPILKYIKARVEPAA is encoded by the coding sequence ATGGACAGGACGCAACGTAACGATCAGGCCCGTGTGTTTCGTTTTTTTTCAACGGTTTTTCGGGACGAGCCCGCGTTGCCCGTGGTCACGGCGACAGTGTCTCCCGCCTTCGTGGATGCCGTGCGGGACGTGGAATCGCTCGTGCCCTCGATGCGTGGCGCGGCGGCGCGCCTTGCCGCCCTGGCCGCGTCGCCGGGCGACGTGCATGCCGAACTCCGCCACGAATACGCGGATCTTTTTTTGAATGCCGGCGCGAATCCCGTGTTTCCGTACGAATCCGTGCATCGCTCGGGAATTCCCGTGGTCCAGCAGGAGCCCGTCTTTGAACTGCGTCGCGTGCTCCGTTCCGTCAACCTGTCCGTGGACCCGGAATTTCGCGATCTGGATGACCATGTCGCCGTGGAATTCGAGTTGTGCGCCGCCTTGCTGGAGCAGGATCGTCTTGACACGTACGAGACGTTTTTTCGCGACACCATAAGGGCCTGGGTGCCCTTGTTCGGCGAACAGCTGGCGAGCTGCGCCGGACATCCGTGGTACCTGGCCATGGCCGCCTTGTGCCTGGCCTTTGTCCGGGAGGACGTGGACCCGGCGTGCTGGGGATGTCTGGCGCGGGGTCTGGACCGGGCCGCGTTTCCTTTCGCGGCCGATCTCGTGCAATCGGGCGCGACGCCGGAAGGTCCGGAAGTGGAAATCCCAACGCATTGTTACACCTGTGGGGCGTTATGCGGGATGAAGGCCAAGGTCCGGGACGGCATCATGGTCGGCGCGGCCGGACTGCCCGGTGATCCCAAGGGCGCCGGCCGTCTTTGCCCCAAGGGCGGTGCCAGCGCCAAGCATGTCAACAGCGCCTATCGGCTCAAGGCGCCGCTCATCCGTGAAAACGGGCGTTTTCGCAAGGCGGGCTGGGACGAGGCCCTGGATCTGGTGGCGAGCAAGATCTCGGCCGTGCCCGAAGGCAAGTTGGCCTATTTTCGCGGCAATGATTTCGCCAATTTCGTGCACGAGGCCTTTTTCGAGCACCTGGGCTGCCCCAAGGGGACGCATCGGACCATGTGCGACAACGCCAACCGCATGGCCACCGAGCACAGCCTCAACGACAAACGTCCCTGGATCAACTACGACGATTCGGACTACATCATTTTTTTCGGGAACAACGAACTGGCCACGTCCTATGGTCAGCGCAAGACCGCCGCGCTCAAGAAGGCCCTGGACCGGGGGGCCAAGCTCGTGGTTTTTGATCCGCGCAAATCCGACACCGCGGCCAAGGCCACGGAATGGGTTTCGTTGATTCCGGGCACGGACGGCGCGGCGGCCATGGCCATGGCGCACGTGATCATTTCCGAGGAATTGTACGACAAGGAGTTCGTGCGCGATTGGACCACGGGCTTCGAGGCCTTCAGTGCCCGGGTGTTGGGCGGGGAAGATGGCGTGGCGCGCACGCCGGAATGGGCCGAGCCCATCTGCGGCGTTCCCGCCGCGACCCTGGCGCGCATTGCCCGGGAATTCGCGACGGCCAAGGCCAAGGGCGTCATGTCCTGGACCGGTCTGGCCCAGACTCCCAACGGTCATTGGGCCACGGCCGCCATTCAGGCCCTGAACGGATTGTGCGGCACCTTTGACGCGCCTGGCGGGCCGAGCCTGCCTTTCAAGCGCAAGCTGGGTTCGGCGTGGCGCGACGGCCAGACAAAACCCGAGAAGAAGAACGCGCCCAAGGTCGATGCGTTCCAGCTGTGGTCTGGCTGGTCCCCGGCCAAGTTCGAGGAGCAGGTGGACGCGGGAAAGATCCGCGCCCTGGTTTCGTATTGGGCCGATCCTGTTTTGACCTGGGGCAACAGCGCCTCCGTGGCCCGAGGCCTGGAAAAGTTGGATTTTTGTGTCACCATCGACGCCTTCATGTGTAACACGGCCCTGCTGAGCGACGTGGTCCTGCCCGACGCGACCTGGCTGGAACAGTCCCAGATCAAGCCGGATTGGCTGTACGAGGCGTTTTTGAGCTATTTCGCCGAGGTCGTGCCGCCCATGTATGATTCCCGCCCCATGTGGCGCATCGTCCAGGGACTGGCCGAGCGCCTGGGGGTCGCGGATGCCGTGCCGTGGGAGAGCATGGCCGGGGCCGAGGCCAATCAGATGCGTGATCTGCCCTGGAGCTACGACGAATTGCGGGAAAAGGGATTTCTTCTCACGGACCCGGCTGCCTATTACAAGTATCGGGACTGGGGCGGGATCAATCCTCCCGCCGGATACGGTTCTTCCGGCAAGAGCGTGACCGGAAAATATAACTTCCTCAACCCGGTCAGTCAGGAAAAAGGCGTGGACCCCTTGCCCGACCACAAGCCCATCGACGCGGCCCTGACTCCGGACGCGGAATATCCCTTTATCTTTGGCAATATCCGCGTCCTGCAGCACGAGCACTGCTCGACGTTCAACAATTACCAATTGATGAAGCTCAGAAAGACCAACACCCTCCTGATCAACGCCGCCGACGCGGCCCGGCTTGGCATCGCCGACAAGGCGTGGGTGCGCGTGGTGTCGCCCTGGGGTAGTGCCCGGATCATGGCCGAGGTCACGGAACATATTCGGCCGGGAGTGCTGGCCGCGCCGGGTGGATACGGGCATGTGCGCGGTCTGGAAGGCGATCCCAAATACGCGGATTTTGGTGGCGTGAACGTGCCAGGGGCCGTGATGCCACCCAATGTCACGGAGCCCACGGGCGGGACGCCGATTTTGAAATATATCAAGGCCAGGGTGGAGCCCGCGGCCTAG